The following coding sequences lie in one Xanthomonas hyacinthi genomic window:
- a CDS encoding CopG family transcriptional regulator produces the protein MSDFKKITVNLPTEQVDFLQQLAAKEKVSVVDVLRRAINSEKFFTDNEAANRKILVEDGTRIREVIRR, from the coding sequence ATGAGCGACTTCAAGAAAATCACCGTCAACCTGCCGACCGAGCAGGTGGATTTCCTGCAGCAGCTCGCCGCCAAGGAAAAGGTTTCCGTGGTCGACGTGCTTCGCCGGGCGATCAACTCCGAGAAGTTCTTCACCGACAACGAAGCGGCCAACCGCAAGATCCTGGTCGAGGACGGAACCCGCATCCGCGAGGTCATCCGCAGGTAA
- a CDS encoding oxidative damage protection protein: protein MSRTVFCQYQQRDAEGLDYVPYPGDIGQRVFAQIGKAGWQAWLAHQTMLINENRLSPRDPKHRAFLEAELEKFLFQGGAPKPEGYVAPEEQA, encoded by the coding sequence ATGTCCCGCACCGTCTTCTGCCAGTACCAGCAACGCGACGCCGAAGGGCTCGACTACGTGCCGTATCCCGGCGACATCGGCCAGCGCGTGTTCGCGCAGATCGGCAAGGCCGGCTGGCAGGCCTGGCTGGCGCACCAGACCATGCTGATCAACGAGAACCGGCTGTCGCCGCGCGACCCCAAGCACCGCGCGTTCCTCGAAGCGGAGCTGGAGAAATTCCTGTTCCAGGGCGGCGCGCCCAAGCCCGAGGGCTATGTGGCGCCGGAAGAGCAGGCCTGA
- the mutY gene encoding A/G-specific adenine glycosylase, whose protein sequence is MRQPPDTFTTRLLAWFDHSGRHDLPWQHPRSPYRVWLSEIMLQQTQVAVVIPYFLRFLQHFPTLPALAAADNDAVMAQWAGLGYYARARNLHAAAKRCVELHDGELPRDFDALHALPGIGRSTAGAILSQAWNERFPILDGNVRRVLTRYHGIAGYPGLPAVEKPLWAIAQAHVAAVANGRMADYTQAQMDFGATLCTRANPACVLCPLQHDCVARRDGLTEALPTPKPGKTLPEREALALLLENAAGELLLQRRPPSGIWASLWTLPQAESESELRAWFERETRGRDFDDAEPMPPIVHTFSHYRLHLQPLRLRKVALRDAVRDNDDLRWVARADLSALGLPAPIRKLLDGL, encoded by the coding sequence ATGCGCCAGCCCCCCGACACCTTCACCACCCGCCTGCTCGCCTGGTTCGACCACTCCGGCCGCCACGACCTGCCCTGGCAGCATCCGCGCAGCCCGTATCGCGTGTGGCTGTCGGAAATCATGCTGCAGCAGACCCAGGTCGCGGTGGTGATCCCGTACTTCCTGCGCTTCCTGCAGCACTTCCCGACCCTGCCCGCGCTGGCCGCCGCCGACAACGACGCGGTGATGGCGCAATGGGCCGGGCTGGGCTACTACGCCCGCGCGCGCAACCTGCATGCCGCGGCCAAGCGCTGCGTGGAGCTGCACGATGGCGAACTGCCACGCGATTTCGATGCGCTGCACGCGCTGCCCGGGATCGGCCGCAGCACCGCCGGCGCGATCCTGAGCCAGGCCTGGAACGAGCGCTTCCCGATCCTGGACGGCAACGTCAGGCGCGTGCTGACCCGTTATCACGGCATCGCCGGCTATCCGGGCCTGCCGGCGGTGGAGAAGCCGCTGTGGGCGATCGCGCAGGCCCACGTGGCCGCGGTCGCCAACGGCCGCATGGCCGACTACACCCAGGCGCAGATGGATTTCGGCGCCACCCTGTGCACCCGCGCCAACCCGGCCTGCGTGCTGTGCCCGCTGCAGCACGACTGCGTGGCGCGCCGCGACGGCCTGACCGAAGCGCTGCCCACGCCCAAGCCGGGCAAGACCCTGCCCGAGCGCGAGGCGCTGGCGCTGCTGCTGGAAAACGCCGCCGGCGAGCTGCTGCTGCAGCGGCGCCCGCCGAGCGGCATCTGGGCCTCGCTGTGGACGCTGCCGCAGGCCGAGAGCGAGAGCGAGCTGCGCGCCTGGTTCGAACGCGAAACCCGCGGCCGCGACTTCGACGACGCCGAGCCGATGCCGCCCATCGTCCACACCTTCAGCCACTACCGGCTGCACCTGCAGCCGCTGCGCCTGCGCAAGGTCGCCTTGCGCGACGCGGTACGCGACAATGACGACCTGCGCTGGGTGGCGCGTGCCGACCTGTCCGCACTCGGCCTGCCCGCCCCGATCCGCAAACTGCTCGACGGCCTCTGA
- a CDS encoding M48 family metallopeptidase — MSNVFGRQGGEQGGSRRGPLGGVRWLLLLGFAVYAGFYWFSNRSEDPYTGEKVLIDSSLGVEDEKALGLQAYQEILAQEHPVDPQSQVAQQVRAIAQRLIAKVDVVEDALAAEHGMQARHYARGFDWEVNVIESEQANAFCLPGGKMAVYTGLLPVARNADAMAVVMGHEIAHALLRHGAQRMAQQKLTQIGQMAGAASGMDPQQQQMAMAAMGYGYLLPYARSHETQADEVGLMLAAAACFDPREAVPLWQRMSASGGGQAPPEFSSTHPNPGTRIQNLQALMPKALEYRQRFCETAKTAQR; from the coding sequence ATGAGCAACGTCTTCGGCCGCCAGGGCGGGGAGCAGGGCGGGAGCCGCCGCGGGCCGCTGGGCGGCGTGCGCTGGCTGCTGCTGTTGGGCTTCGCCGTGTACGCCGGGTTCTACTGGTTCTCCAACCGCAGCGAGGATCCGTACACCGGCGAGAAGGTGCTGATCGACAGTTCGCTCGGCGTCGAGGACGAGAAGGCGCTGGGTCTGCAGGCCTATCAGGAGATCCTGGCGCAGGAGCATCCGGTCGATCCGCAGTCGCAGGTGGCGCAGCAGGTGCGCGCGATCGCGCAGCGGCTGATCGCCAAGGTCGACGTGGTCGAGGACGCGCTCGCCGCCGAGCACGGCATGCAGGCCAGGCACTACGCGCGCGGCTTCGATTGGGAGGTCAACGTGATCGAGTCCGAGCAGGCCAATGCGTTCTGCCTGCCCGGCGGCAAGATGGCGGTCTACACCGGCCTGCTGCCGGTGGCCAGGAACGCCGATGCGATGGCGGTGGTGATGGGCCACGAGATCGCGCATGCGCTGCTGCGCCACGGCGCGCAGCGCATGGCGCAGCAGAAGCTGACCCAGATCGGGCAGATGGCCGGCGCGGCCAGCGGCATGGACCCGCAACAGCAGCAGATGGCGATGGCGGCGATGGGCTACGGCTATCTGCTGCCGTACGCGCGCAGCCACGAGACCCAGGCCGACGAGGTCGGGCTGATGCTGGCCGCGGCGGCCTGTTTCGATCCGCGCGAAGCGGTGCCGCTGTGGCAGCGGATGAGCGCCAGCGGCGGCGGCCAGGCGCCGCCGGAGTTCTCGTCCACGCACCCGAATCCGGGCACGCGGATCCAGAACCTGCAGGCGCTGATGCCCAAGGCGCTGGAGTACCGGCAGCGCTTCTGCGAAACGGCGAAGACCGCGCAGCGCTGA
- a CDS encoding DUF6491 family protein: MKRLLLSSLGLAALLAGCASNRLSDDERLALYRAHAAAPVRDFQYFNRISGWTALGDSALAVWTRPNQAYLLELSGRCADLDYAPTIAITHFGDRVSARFDDVLVIGGSPGAIRLPCRIQSIRPLDVKALRTSEKELREAKVQERTGS; the protein is encoded by the coding sequence ATGAAACGCCTGCTGCTGTCATCGCTGGGGCTGGCCGCGCTGCTGGCCGGCTGCGCCAGCAACCGCCTCAGCGACGACGAGCGCCTGGCGCTGTACCGCGCCCATGCCGCCGCGCCGGTGCGCGACTTCCAGTACTTCAACCGGATCAGCGGCTGGACCGCGCTCGGCGACAGCGCGCTGGCGGTGTGGACGCGCCCGAACCAGGCCTATCTGCTGGAATTGAGCGGCCGCTGCGCGGACCTGGATTACGCGCCGACGATCGCCATCACCCATTTCGGCGACCGCGTTTCGGCGCGTTTCGACGACGTGCTGGTGATCGGCGGCAGCCCGGGCGCGATCCGCCTGCCGTGCCGCATCCAGAGCATCCGCCCGCTCGACGTGAAAGCGCTGCGTACCTCGGAAAAGGAGCTGCGCGAGGCCAAGGTGCAGGAGCGGACCGGCAGTTGA